The following coding sequences lie in one Synechococcus sp. PCC 7336 genomic window:
- a CDS encoding precorrin-8X methylmutase — MEWHTSDAENLAEIDRQVGQHDLAPAEYEVVRRAIYATADFDYLHSIHFSDNALASGAAALAARTTLVVDCPMVQVGIIRTIQNTFANPVYCGTDAITRPQRSKSDTAWGLETLARRYPEAIYVIGQSASAQVGLVELIVEKEVDPALVVAAPPCFGDTNASRQTLAELGVPHICTTDGKGGSMVAAAILDGLLDLSWQAYARKGTPQQQRTVAASRS, encoded by the coding sequence ATGGAGTGGCACACTAGCGACGCAGAAAACTTGGCTGAAATCGATCGGCAGGTCGGGCAGCACGATCTTGCCCCTGCCGAATACGAAGTGGTTCGCCGTGCCATCTACGCCACGGCTGATTTTGACTATCTGCATTCCATTCATTTTTCCGACAACGCCCTTGCCTCGGGCGCGGCAGCCTTAGCTGCCCGCACGACGCTCGTGGTGGATTGCCCCATGGTGCAAGTGGGGATTATCCGTACCATTCAGAACACCTTTGCCAATCCCGTCTATTGCGGTACCGACGCCATCACTCGTCCCCAGCGCAGTAAATCTGACACTGCCTGGGGATTGGAAACGCTTGCCCGTCGCTATCCAGAAGCAATCTACGTCATCGGTCAGTCAGCCTCAGCACAGGTGGGGCTGGTGGAACTGATCGTCGAAAAGGAAGTCGATCCAGCTTTGGTCGTGGCGGCTCCTCCCTGTTTTGGCGATACCAACGCCTCGCGGCAGACACTGGCAGAATTGGGAGTTCCCCACATCTGCACCACGGATGGAAAAGGAGGCTCGATGGTTGCGGCAGCAATACTAGATGGCCTGCTCGATTTATCTTGGCAGGCTTACGCCCGCAAAGGGACTCCACAGCAGCAAAGGACAGTGGCTGCGAGCCGCAGTTAA